From one Caldithrix abyssi DSM 13497 genomic stretch:
- a CDS encoding DUF1573 domain-containing protein: MIKAFFKLAFFFFFLLQNSLSTAANVYLVIGSDTAIWDGMNTGNFNNFYNIDLYVNPQKNAYKIMDPALRARLVDSDGTPLKMTWWMMAGNIFRHATNQNVPVPNTMTMYLMKKYHGQNIAANGDELSLHYHTFKWYDFDGDGRYYWNQSKTFMDCFDDFNYTLAQFLLEEQVFPVSFRSGWHYMDNEWQRYLDDYILPYSLHNDYPAKHIDTEEPIDNNYDWSQAPSAFVPYRPSRENYQLPGDGPGWNVRSAHFFKVLKYDLIDTVFAAAQQGQDQVACFWGHLPESNFISNIEKIDSVLHARLSKYPDVKFYYCTAVEAMQRWRQSQDFQQPEIEFTEEIVGDEVYFKIRSHEKIFQKAPFVAVKDVYEDYQRLECEPIGINTWRTMSPVKREMLAKAGVAVCDTFGNQTLRYIQYLPDDVFIDNLDENFSMVTGSWQPYADGAPWGTDALICPLNANDSVSAAWHHTFEQQAYYNLFVQIPAVENKAGNFSYLIYLNDQIQDTISFQFLKSNEWQFLKTLFVQAGDQLMVELQVNGAGQEGKLAVADVLKISALVRDRDLRLSMERLDFGEISWGDTAQIDLELTNIGREILTVTAFKSHSERIIVEASMPLTINPMSELTIPIKFFSEQKGDFSDTLTIESNDPKKPLLQLPVRAKVENYFNLSLTVV, translated from the coding sequence ATGATCAAAGCCTTTTTTAAACTCGCCTTCTTTTTTTTCTTTTTATTGCAAAATTCTTTATCAACAGCAGCCAACGTTTATCTGGTCATTGGCTCGGATACGGCCATTTGGGATGGAATGAATACCGGAAATTTCAATAATTTCTACAATATTGATCTGTACGTCAATCCGCAAAAAAACGCCTACAAAATCATGGATCCGGCTTTAAGGGCGCGTCTGGTGGATTCAGACGGAACACCTTTAAAGATGACCTGGTGGATGATGGCCGGAAACATCTTTCGCCATGCCACCAATCAAAATGTGCCCGTGCCCAATACCATGACCATGTATTTGATGAAAAAGTACCACGGTCAAAATATTGCGGCAAACGGCGACGAATTATCGCTGCATTACCATACCTTTAAATGGTATGATTTTGACGGCGACGGTCGTTATTACTGGAACCAATCTAAAACCTTTATGGATTGCTTTGATGATTTTAACTACACTCTTGCCCAGTTTTTGTTAGAAGAACAGGTCTTTCCGGTATCGTTCCGCAGCGGCTGGCATTACATGGATAACGAATGGCAGCGCTATCTGGATGACTACATTCTACCTTACAGTTTACACAACGACTACCCGGCAAAGCATATTGATACGGAAGAACCGATTGACAACAACTACGACTGGTCGCAGGCGCCTTCGGCCTTTGTTCCGTATCGGCCTTCCAGAGAAAATTACCAGCTGCCAGGCGATGGGCCGGGCTGGAATGTGCGTTCGGCGCATTTTTTCAAAGTATTAAAATACGATTTGATCGACACCGTTTTTGCAGCTGCGCAGCAGGGCCAGGATCAGGTGGCCTGCTTCTGGGGACATTTACCCGAATCCAACTTCATCAGTAATATTGAGAAGATTGACAGTGTACTGCACGCACGCCTGAGCAAGTATCCGGACGTCAAATTCTATTATTGTACGGCCGTCGAAGCCATGCAACGCTGGCGCCAGAGTCAGGATTTTCAACAACCCGAGATCGAATTTACGGAAGAAATAGTGGGCGATGAAGTCTATTTTAAAATTCGTTCGCACGAAAAAATTTTCCAGAAGGCGCCCTTTGTGGCGGTTAAAGACGTGTACGAAGACTATCAGCGGCTTGAATGTGAGCCGATTGGAATCAACACCTGGCGCACCATGTCTCCTGTAAAAAGAGAAATGCTGGCCAAAGCGGGCGTTGCCGTGTGCGATACGTTTGGGAATCAGACCCTGCGCTACATTCAGTATTTACCCGATGATGTTTTTATTGACAACCTGGATGAGAATTTTTCAATGGTAACGGGTAGCTGGCAACCATACGCTGATGGCGCGCCATGGGGCACGGATGCTCTGATCTGCCCGCTGAACGCCAACGATTCTGTGAGCGCCGCATGGCACCATACGTTTGAGCAGCAGGCTTACTACAATCTTTTCGTGCAAATTCCGGCGGTGGAAAACAAGGCGGGAAATTTTAGCTACCTAATTTATTTAAATGATCAAATTCAGGATACCATCTCTTTTCAATTTTTAAAATCTAACGAATGGCAGTTTTTAAAAACGCTTTTCGTGCAAGCCGGCGACCAACTAATGGTGGAATTACAAGTAAACGGAGCAGGGCAGGAAGGAAAGCTGGCCGTCGCTGATGTATTGAAAATTTCGGCCCTGGTCAGAGATCGCGATTTACGTCTTTCAATGGAGCGGCTCGATTTTGGTGAAATAAGCTGGGGCGATACCGCGCAAATTGATTTAGAATTGACTAATATTGGACGCGAAATTTTGACAGTGACCGCTTTTAAATCACACTCTGAGCGCATCATTGTTGAAGCGTCTATGCCTTTAACAATCAATCCCATGTCCGAGCTTACCATTCCCATTAAATTCTTCAGCGAACAAAAGGGTGATTTTTCAGATACGCTGACCATTGAAAGTAACGATCCCAAAAAGCCGCTCCTTCAATTGCCTGTTAGAGCAAAGGTTGAAAATTATTTTAACTTGAGTTTGACAGTTGTATGA
- a CDS encoding SDR family oxidoreductase has product MANQSALITGAARGIGKCIAYTLLKNDFTVGLMDMDGENLALTLKDFSTPGKAFAYHGDVGDENFVKKTIVHFTQQTGRINAVINNAAIAINKDIASLSLEEWRRVIETNLTSAFLMVKHASPYLKQSRGSIINIASTRALMSEAHTEAYSASKGGLLSLTHALAISLGPEVKVNAISPGWIDTRYWVNKDPADFPPLDEQDHAQHPAGRVGRPEDIASMVLYLLRPENDFITGANFVIDGGMTRKMIYAE; this is encoded by the coding sequence ATGGCCAACCAAAGCGCATTAATCACTGGCGCCGCCAGGGGGATCGGAAAATGCATCGCTTACACGCTTCTGAAAAACGACTTTACGGTAGGTTTAATGGATATGGATGGGGAAAATCTGGCATTAACCCTGAAAGATTTTTCGACACCGGGCAAAGCGTTTGCTTACCATGGGGATGTTGGCGACGAAAATTTCGTTAAAAAAACCATCGTACATTTTACGCAGCAGACGGGTCGAATTAACGCTGTAATTAATAATGCAGCCATCGCCATAAATAAAGATATTGCTTCTCTGTCTCTGGAAGAATGGCGGCGCGTAATTGAAACCAACCTGACCTCGGCTTTTTTGATGGTCAAACACGCCTCTCCCTATCTAAAACAAAGCCGCGGCAGCATTATTAACATTGCCTCCACACGCGCTTTAATGTCCGAAGCGCACACCGAGGCTTACTCCGCTTCAAAAGGCGGGCTTTTAAGCTTAACTCATGCCCTGGCGATCAGCCTGGGACCGGAAGTAAAAGTTAACGCCATTAGCCCGGGCTGGATTGATACGCGTTACTGGGTAAACAAAGACCCGGCAGACTTTCCGCCGCTTGACGAACAAGATCATGCACAGCATCCGGCCGGTCGCGTTGGCAGGCCGGAAGATATCGCCAGCATGGTTCTATACCTGCTTCGACCGGAAAATGATTTTATCACCGGCGCCAATTTTGTCATCGATGGCGGCATGACACGCAAAATGATTTATGCGGAGTAA
- a CDS encoding IS1634 family transposase, producing MFVKVSRSKRNNKVHETLQIAESYRDSNGKVRHRILLHLGPTDKFIKKDVDTLINGLLRAKGLTLQDLDSNIDNVKAFGQIWALVHLWKELKMSQIIARQKEKSGIKFDLEAHLKSLIFNRLDDPSSKLKLLTWLETVYIPGINKDDIRYEYLLRAMDFLIAHKEKIETQLANRLLDLFNQDLKVCFYDLTSSYFEAENSLVEGDIRQFGYSRDHRGDREQIVIGVVMTGDGIPIAHYVFPGNKADRSTLQEMLNDIRRRFKVKDIQLVADKGLLSNDNLWHLIQQGYEFILGESVRQSKDAKSVIKEANAHKEATGETIYERLTEREIKSKDGKKEKIKLRYVASYNAATALKRYKNRINRINEFLELSEEIKKKEINTEDKYHQIKSVLSRKRLSRFFNVELTEDTIEIHKQDEVLSEEEKSDGWFIVISNAHDLSKSELIARYKDLKYVEHGFYELKHSLNLRPNFHWTEKRIRAHVMVCFLAFQMAVLFEKRLSGIKLSWQRAMESLRRVVVVEWENEGRRRKGLSRVHVEQLEIFQEIGSSKPTLLSL from the coding sequence ATGTTTGTTAAGGTAAGTCGATCCAAAAGAAATAACAAAGTCCATGAGACTTTACAAATCGCTGAGTCCTACAGAGACTCAAATGGAAAAGTACGCCATCGAATCTTGCTGCATTTAGGCCCTACCGACAAATTCATCAAAAAAGACGTAGACACGCTTATCAACGGACTTTTAAGGGCTAAGGGGTTAACTTTACAGGACTTAGATAGCAATATTGATAATGTCAAGGCCTTCGGTCAAATCTGGGCGCTTGTCCATTTATGGAAAGAGCTTAAAATGAGCCAGATTATTGCCAGGCAAAAGGAAAAAAGCGGAATAAAGTTTGATCTTGAAGCTCATTTAAAAAGTCTGATATTTAACCGCCTGGATGATCCTTCTTCCAAACTAAAACTACTCACCTGGTTAGAAACCGTTTATATTCCGGGTATCAACAAAGACGACATTCGTTATGAGTATCTTTTAAGAGCGATGGATTTTCTAATAGCTCATAAGGAAAAGATTGAAACCCAACTTGCTAATCGTTTACTAGATCTGTTTAATCAGGATCTAAAGGTTTGTTTTTATGATTTAACATCAAGCTACTTTGAAGCCGAAAACTCATTGGTAGAAGGCGATATTCGTCAGTTTGGTTATAGTCGTGACCACCGCGGAGATAGAGAACAGATCGTAATTGGCGTGGTGATGACCGGAGATGGTATTCCTATAGCCCATTACGTCTTCCCTGGCAATAAGGCTGATCGCTCTACCTTGCAAGAGATGCTCAATGATATTCGCAGGCGATTTAAGGTAAAAGATATCCAGCTGGTGGCAGACAAAGGTTTATTAAGCAATGACAATCTCTGGCATTTAATCCAACAAGGTTATGAGTTTATTCTTGGAGAGAGTGTTCGTCAGAGCAAGGATGCCAAATCGGTTATAAAAGAAGCCAATGCGCATAAAGAGGCGACTGGTGAGACGATCTATGAGCGCCTAACGGAGCGTGAAATCAAGTCAAAAGATGGTAAAAAGGAAAAGATAAAACTTCGTTATGTGGCCAGTTACAATGCCGCCACGGCATTAAAGCGCTATAAAAATCGCATCAATCGTATTAATGAATTTTTAGAGCTGTCAGAAGAGATTAAGAAAAAGGAAATAAACACAGAAGATAAATATCATCAAATAAAGAGTGTATTATCAAGAAAACGTTTAAGTCGTTTCTTTAATGTTGAATTAACAGAAGATACGATAGAGATTCATAAGCAAGATGAGGTATTATCAGAAGAAGAAAAGAGCGACGGTTGGTTTATAGTGATAAGCAATGCTCATGACCTGAGTAAATCAGAACTCATAGCGCGCTATAAAGATTTAAAATATGTGGAGCATGGTTTTTACGAATTAAAGCATAGTTTGAATTTACGTCCCAATTTTCATTGGACAGAGAAGCGTATCAGGGCTCATGTGATGGTATGTTTTCTTGCATTCCAGATGGCAGTATTGTTTGAGAAGCGTTTGAGTGGCATAAAATTAAGTTGGCAGCGTGCTATGGAGAGCCTGCGTCGAGTCGTGGTTGTAGAATGGGAAAATGAAGGGAGACGTCGAAAAGGTTTATCCAGAGTGCATGTCGAACAGTTGGAAATATTTCAGGAGATAGGCAGCAGCAAACCAACGCTTTTATCTTTGTAG
- the ftcD gene encoding glutamate formimidoyltransferase — translation MSKALVECVPNFSEGRNMDVINQITSEIKSVEGVRLLDVDPGAEMNRTVVTFVGSPEGVKEAAFRAIKKAAELIDMRKHKGSHPRMGATDVCPFVPVSGITVEECVELSKEVARRVGEELGIPVYLYEKSATRPERQNLAIIRQGEYEGLAEKLKDPEWKPDFGPAEFNPQAGATVIGVREFLIAYNINLNTREAKYATDIAFELRERGRSVRRGNIRPFYFKGREILKYREGHYPCGSCDFVGKTMDETIRHCKDIHHYDLPHLLKLNGIDPKHPEGQSVKKPGKFKHCKAIGWLVPEYDRAQISINLTNYKVTSMHHVLEETRRLAAERGLVVTGSEIVGLVPYPALLETGKFYLQQQGRSLGIPIRDILETAIQSLGLRDVSDFKIEERVLGLPEDLNQPLVQMKVADFIDEVSRESPAPGGGSIAALSGSLGAALASMVSNLTANKRGSEAVDEILNEAAEKAQEIKFKLAAGIDADTNAFNAYMEARRLPSKTAEEKKIKHQAEQAGLKQAVHVPLETARQSLEALKVAETVVKYGNPNSITDVGVGALMAFNGVKGGVFNVLINLGQIEDQQFVKEMKETCRKLEKEAAELRDRILSRVEEKIK, via the coding sequence ATGAGCAAAGCATTAGTCGAATGCGTACCGAATTTTTCCGAAGGTCGCAACATGGATGTGATTAATCAAATTACCAGTGAAATTAAATCGGTAGAAGGCGTAAGATTGCTGGATGTGGATCCGGGCGCGGAGATGAACCGCACGGTTGTGACGTTTGTCGGCTCTCCGGAAGGCGTAAAAGAAGCCGCATTCCGGGCCATCAAAAAGGCGGCGGAACTGATTGACATGCGCAAACATAAGGGCTCGCATCCCAGGATGGGCGCAACGGACGTCTGTCCCTTTGTTCCCGTTAGCGGAATTACGGTGGAAGAGTGCGTTGAACTATCTAAGGAAGTTGCCAGACGCGTTGGCGAGGAACTGGGCATTCCGGTTTATCTTTACGAAAAATCTGCCACACGACCCGAGCGGCAGAATCTGGCGATTATTCGACAGGGCGAGTACGAAGGTCTGGCCGAAAAATTAAAAGATCCAGAGTGGAAGCCGGACTTTGGACCGGCGGAATTCAATCCTCAGGCCGGCGCCACGGTGATCGGCGTGAGAGAATTCTTAATCGCCTACAATATCAATCTAAATACACGCGAAGCCAAGTATGCTACCGACATCGCTTTTGAGCTACGCGAAAGGGGCCGTTCGGTGCGCCGCGGCAACATTCGTCCATTTTATTTTAAAGGACGTGAAATTCTTAAATACCGCGAAGGCCATTATCCCTGCGGAAGTTGCGATTTCGTGGGCAAAACCATGGACGAAACGATCCGGCATTGTAAAGATATTCATCATTACGATTTACCTCATCTTTTAAAGCTCAATGGCATCGATCCCAAACATCCGGAAGGGCAGTCGGTCAAAAAGCCGGGGAAGTTCAAACACTGTAAGGCCATTGGCTGGCTGGTTCCGGAATATGACCGCGCTCAGATTTCCATCAACTTAACCAATTACAAAGTAACTTCCATGCATCATGTGCTGGAAGAGACGCGCCGACTGGCTGCCGAACGCGGTCTGGTGGTTACCGGCAGCGAAATTGTGGGGCTGGTGCCGTATCCGGCGTTGCTGGAAACCGGTAAATTTTACCTTCAACAGCAGGGCCGAAGCTTAGGCATCCCCATCCGTGATATTCTGGAAACTGCGATTCAATCGCTGGGTTTACGCGATGTGAGCGATTTTAAAATAGAAGAACGCGTTCTGGGTCTGCCGGAAGATCTGAATCAACCGTTAGTTCAGATGAAAGTTGCCGATTTCATTGATGAAGTTTCGCGCGAGTCCCCGGCACCGGGCGGCGGTTCCATTGCCGCGTTAAGCGGAAGCCTGGGCGCCGCGCTGGCTTCCATGGTTTCCAATTTAACGGCTAATAAGCGGGGCAGCGAAGCGGTTGACGAAATTTTGAATGAAGCGGCCGAAAAAGCGCAGGAGATTAAGTTTAAACTGGCCGCCGGCATCGATGCCGATACCAATGCCTTTAACGCATATATGGAAGCGCGTCGCCTGCCTTCTAAAACGGCTGAAGAAAAGAAGATTAAACACCAGGCCGAACAGGCAGGACTAAAACAGGCCGTTCATGTGCCGCTGGAAACTGCCAGACAGAGCCTGGAAGCCTTAAAAGTGGCGGAAACCGTGGTCAAGTACGGAAATCCCAATTCCATTACCGATGTGGGCGTTGGCGCGCTGATGGCTTTTAACGGCGTTAAAGGCGGCGTGTTTAACGTTTTGATTAATCTCGGACAAATTGAAGATCAGCAGTTCGTCAAAGAAATGAAAGAGACCTGCCGCAAGCTGGAAAAGGAAGCGGCTGAGCTGCGGGATCGTATTCTGTCCAGAGTAGAAGAAAAAATCAAATAG